The following are encoded together in the Oncorhynchus kisutch isolate 150728-3 linkage group LG8, Okis_V2, whole genome shotgun sequence genome:
- the LOC109895302 gene encoding sodium- and chloride-dependent glycine transporter 2-like yields the protein MVGYAVGLGNVWRFPYLAFQNGGGAFLIPYLIMLCLAGIPIFLLEVSLGQFASQGPVSVWKAIPALQGCGIAMLIISVLIAIYYNIIMCWTLYYLFASLKGSLPWANCMNEWNTLDCKDKDMLLLDTCILHDKNITSVKNSSFCLSAQAIGNLTKLVNMTYPDNKTYVSPSEEYFKYNVLHISKGIEYPGDIRWPLAGCLLLAWLIVYLSLAKGIKSSGKVVYFTATFPYVVLVILLFRGVTLPGAGDGILYFITPKWEKLNDAKVWKDAATQIFFSLSAAWGGLITLSSYNKFHNNCYRDTIIVCIVNSATSIFAGFVIFSVIGFMAHELKVPIEKVADEGPGIAFVVYPEALTRLPLSPFWAIIFFLMLLTLGLDTMFATIETIVTSVSDEFPQYLRKNKPLFTLICCACFFFLGFPMVTENGMYMLQLVDTYAASYSLVIIAICELIGISYFYGLQRFCEDIEMMIGFQPNRFWRICWAFVTPTILTGILGLSLYQWKVMTYEDYTYPPWSMVMGWLMVVCSVIWIPIMFVIKMYLAPGSFMERLKLVCSPQPDWGPFLAKHRGERYKNMMDPHGSNSLGLKLPPKDFQLGTYQ from the exons ATGGTTGGTTATGCCGTGGGACTGGGAAACGTGTGGAGGTTTCCATACCTTGCCTTCCAAAATGGTGGAG GTGCTTTTTTGATCCCCTACCTGATAATGTTGTGCCTCGCCGGGATCCCTATCTTTTTATTGGAGGTTTCCCTGGGTCAGTTTGCCAGCCAGGGCCCCGTGTCCGTGTGGAAAGCCATCCCGGCTCTGCAAG gttGCGGGATTGCCATGTTGATAATATCTGTCTTGATAGCCATATACTATAACATTATTATGTGCTGGACACTGTACTACCTGTTCGCTTCGTTGAAGGGCTCACTGCCATGGGCTAACTGTATGAACGAGTGGAACACGTTGGACTGTAAGGACAAAGACATGCTTCTCTTAG ACACGTGCATCCTCCATGATAAAAACATTACCTCTGTAAAGAACAGCTCGTTCTGCCTGTCGGCTCAAGCCATTGGAAACCTGACCAAACTGGTTAACATGACCTATCCGGATAACAAAACTTACGTCAGCCCCAGCGAGGAGTACTTCAA gtataATGTCTTGCACATCTCCAAAGGGATAGAGTACCCTGGAGACATCCGCTGGCCCCTCGCAGGCTGCTTGTTGCTGGCCTGGTTGATAGTCTACCTCTCCCTGGCCAAAGGAATCAAGTCATCAGGGAAA GTGGTGTATTTCACAGCTACGTTCCCCTATGTGGTTCTGGTAATTCTGTTGTTCAGAGGAGTGACCCTCCCAGGGGCTGGTGACGGCATCCTCTACTTCATCACACCCAAGTGGGAGAAACTCAATGATGCTaag GTGTGGAAGGATGCTGCCACCCagatcttcttctctctgtcagcaGCCTGGGGAGGCCTCATCACACTGTCTTCTTACAACAAGTTCCACAACAACTGCTACAG GGACACCATCATCGTGTGCATAGTTAACAGTGCCACCAGTATATTCGCTGGGTTCGTCATCTTCTCCGTCATTGGATTCATGGCCCATGAACTGAAGGTGCCCATTGAGAAGGTGGCAGATGAAG GTCCAGGCATAGCATTTGTGGTGTACCCGGAGGCTCTGACCAGACTTCCACTCTCTCCGTTCTGGGCCATCATATTCTTCCTCATGCTGCTGACCCTCGGCTTGGATACCATG TTTGCCACCATTGAGACCATAGTGACGTCTGTGTCAGATGAGTTCCCCCAGTATCTGAGAAAGAACAAGCCTCTGTTCACGCTCATCTGCTGTGCCTGTTTCTTCTTCCTGGGATTCCCTATGGTCACAGAG AATGGGATGTACATGCTCCAGTTGGTGGACACGTATGCTGCCTCTTACTCTCTGGTCATCATTGCCATCTGTGAGCTAATCGGAATCTCCTACTTCTATG GCCTGCAGAGGTTCTGTGAGGACATTGAAATGATGATTGGCTTCCAACCAAACCGCTTCTGGAGAATCTGCTGGGCCTTTGTGACTCCAACCATTCtgact ggtaTCCTGGGGCTGAGTCTGTACCAGTGGAAGGTGATGACCTATGAGGACTACACCTACCCCCCCTGGTCCATGGTGATGGGCTGGCTGATGGTGGTGTGTTCTGTCATCTGGATCCCAATCATGTTTGTCATCAAAATGTACTTGGCCCCAGGCAGCTTCATGGAG CGTCTGAAGCTGGTGTGCTCCCCTCAGCCCGACTGGGGTCCCTTCCTGGCAAAGCACAGAGGGGAGCGCTACAAGAACATGATGGATCCCCATGGATCCAACTCCCTGGGCCTCAAACTGCCCCCGAAAGATTTCCAGCTGGGCACCTACCAGTAG
- the LOC116374750 gene encoding sodium- and chloride-dependent glycine transporter 2-like — MDFSDQREMTKQPANAPTGFKPLHQPEGAVGVSANKPYNALNQTSAAYPAPQPAPSNESKTFCPTENKPGEVSKVYGTFKNAAPAVPGSVAANSALRKDSTSSVGGSAARVVPVQCGDPLRATGDQNNASGNWTTMSQTTIILGADGNTSVQPGAVTGVSGLKRIVSIREDSPTGVRRA; from the coding sequence GATTTCTCCGACCAGAGAGAGATGACCAAACAGCCGGCCAATGCTCCTACCGGTTTTAAACCGTTGCACCAGCCGGAGGGAGCGGTGGGAGTTTCAGCAAACAAACCGTACAATGCCCTTAACCAAACGTCCGCCGCTTACCCGGCCCCTCAGCCAGCACCGTCCAACGAGAGCAAAACTTTCTGTCCCACGGAAAATAAACCGGGAGAAGTCAGTAAAGTCTATGGAACATTTAAAAATGCCGCTCCGGCGGTGCCTGGATCCGTGGCTGCGAACTCGGCCTTACGTAAGGATTCCACCAGCTCAGTTGGTGGTTCTGCTGCCCGGGTTGTCCCTGTCCAGTGCGGGGACCCGCTTAGAGCTACCGGGGATCAAAACAATGCGTCGGGCAACTGGACCACCATGAGTCAGACCACCATCATTCTGGGCGCAGATGGCAACACGTCTGTTCAGCCCGGCGCCGTGACGGGGGTAAGTGGGCTCAAACGAATTGTTTCGATACGGGAGGATAGCCCAACCGGGGTCAGGAGAGCTTAG